The stretch of DNA aacataatgataaataatcgtaaaatatgatatcgtatgctatgtattgtgaatacacccatgttaaacataaaaatgtacttccattgcatatcataggaacacataagcgtaaattataattacattaataaacctgtaaaaagacctccagataaatactggccttctggattaacacatttaagtgctgcaaaagatattggcctatgacatcctatgacattaaaaattattctacatttgaattacctcatagatgtgactattgtggttcacggtcataggccctgtcccaaatggcacacttcatatgaattttcagtcttgtgcacttatttcatgtgtccattaactccatgagatcatagggtgtctcatttttcattttaggtatcagaagggtgctcacgcatactttgtggttgatatgtgccctcgatgcgcacttttgcagagcacacactgatgcaaggtctacagcacacatcttctcgacagtcaaagcgaggttacgttattgcccatcgtgcacagcaaccctaaaggcacgggggtggcggtgccaccggcttgggcccgccatcgctgcttgcagctatatttttatttgaattcattctttatttaaatggacaGCCATTGActaatactaaacatacagtacagatttttatttatctataattttcatttattctttatttaaaatggtcagcaactgactgatacggAGCATAcattactgatgtttatttagctatttattgtatttttgcatttctaGAATGTTGacaatgtacaataataataatttcaaatattctttgataaaattaTTCAAGAAAGCAGCGTTCTGAGTacttttgcatagtcatatcggtgcaaaatcggTGCAATCTGCAAAGAAAAGGTCTTTCATTCCaactcaaaaatgaaatgtataggCCATGATAATCTGTGAATTTTTCCCCTCTAAAATGGTATCATAATCTGTGAATTCTCCCCCTCTAAAATGGTatcagtctaaaaaaaaaaaccatatcgGTCAGGCTCTACACTTGAtagtaatttttaataaaaaattataattgcaaTGATTCGAACCTGTGGACGGAATCCCACAGCCCTGTCTATACAATAATTTGTCATCCAGTGAAAATAAACCgctgtgattggtccatcctAGCCagcacttagaaaagtaatagttgCCACGTGACAGCGCCATATATGTGCTGCTTTAGTATCAGTCTGGATCTCTTGGCAGTACTTTACAGCCAATTAATGATagtaaaaatgttttgaataaatactcaattaaaaaaatgtttttaattaatattaaacaaAAGATTCAATGCACTGCACTTGTCTGATATGAAATTGCAGTCATGTATTGTTCATTTGTAAatagcttcaaaatgtattttagaatATTAAAAATTGACCGAGATCTGCTGGATTCGGCCATGCCAACAacacactgttaaaaaaaaaacagtgcatgTACTAAATATGTACTAGCTTTTTTGTTTGGTTGACTCCTGGCAGTATTTAAGTTTCAAATGCAGTTTGTTAAAAGATGAGTAAGACCGTGCTTTCTATTTTTACACTGGGTTGCAGCAGAACAGTGCGGAggccagcagaagaaaaaaaggcaGCCACAGAAAAATCATGATGCGCTTGCATGCAGCCAAGAACTCTTGCCTCTTTACTTCCCCTTCAGCACTGTGAGTGGGGCAGTGCACATTCACACATGGCTTCAGGGGCTGTCTAACATAACTATTCAGCCCAGCTAAAGTGCAAAAACTGTAAAGGCCAGCTTTAGATATTTCTTGAAGAAGCAATTTCATTTCTCCGCAGGGCACAGGAAGTGTGCCAAACAGTTAGGACAGAAATTTGAACTCCTGATTAATAGGGTTCCCACTATTTTCACCAATTAATATCTTAACTTTTCCAGTCATTCGTGATTACTGCATAaggattttaaaaagtatttttaaagagATTGCACTCAAAAGGAAAActttagatcttttttttttttcatatttcagagcatagcacacacaacacaatagtCACCATATACATTTCcttattaagatttttttttcaggccttgaaatcttaaaaaatgattaaaatagtACAATCACATAAAGTTAAATAACTTTTATAATTTGTGAAAGCCACAAAGAAGTGCATTTCAGATTTAGTGATTCAGTAaaaattttctggtcaaaaatatcCTGAAAGCTTACATTCTGAATGTTAGCAGACATCAAGTATGCTTTGCAGTGGCCACGATAACTAGTGTGGTATTGTGGCGGAAACTATGGTTACCAGGGTAAATATTTGAAACGGGCCACGAGGACAACATCCCACGAAACCCATCTGTTTCCTCACCAAGTGTAAACGGCCTGTAAAAGACACTGGACATTTCCCTAGCATGATTTTATCAGTTTTAACGTTATATGGTGTAAATGGTGACTAGAGAAACTACAGACTCGCTGTCAATCAATCATTGATTGACAGTCCTCACCACCAAGCCACAAAATCAAACCTTGAATAAGCCAGTGACAGTGAGgagtaaaatacaataaaaacgtGATTCATCGATCAATTCCGGACACATCAAGCTGAAATCTGACCTAATTACAGATCTAGTGGGACGAAACGACTGTCCCTCCGTGGAGCATGCAGTGATTTATCAAAGCAGCACCTGAAAAGTCTCCGTCGTGATTGATTTCTTGCATAGCGcttaacagacaataaaatgcAGTACTCTTACCTTGCACAGGAACAAATGTTCATTAAATGTGATATTTATTCGATTCTCGCCTTTAACAAATGGGTTTTATGTGATGTCGCGAGCTTGTTCAGCGTGAGAGACGTTGGTCTAAAAAAGAAGCGGGTAACTTGTTTTAACAGATTCTTTTCACGCTCTCCACGCGCTAGAAAAGACAAAAGCGCTCTGATTGGCTGGTCGACCATCACCGCGACAGGACAGCCGCGTTTGATTGGTTGCCATCTTAATACGTCAATGGAAATATGGTTCAGGTGGCCAATAGGCTTTCAACCGCTTGGTCATCAGGGCAACGGGTACAGCTATGCAGTGCATTGACAttgattttaatataaaaatgactgaaattaattacaattttaggTTTTAATGTGCTTTAGATTTAATAAGCAatgcaaatgtatttgtttgtaatACATTTGAGTTAGGAGACCACAAGTTTAGTGTACTCAAGTTTTAATCTGGTACAGTTTGTAAGTGCAAAGCTACAGAACTAGGAATTGCACATCACAGAATGTCAAATGCAAACTAAATGCAGTATTCATACTCTGAATTTGAATCAGTCTCCTATTAAATGTCCATATTGCCTCCCATTACCAAAACCACAGGCTAGGAACATTCTAAACCAAATGAATCAAGTTCAACTTCCTTTGTAATAGCAATACAATTTTAAGTGCAACGTTAAACAGTGCAAATATTCATAGTTTGATTAGTCTTTTAGGATCAGTGGAGCTTTGACTTGAGCAGCAACGTCAGCACCCATGAGTTCTTCAACTATTGTCAAGGCAAACTCAAAGCTGGTTCCCGGACCTCTGCTGGTGATCACATTTCCATCCTTTTGAACTCGTGCCTCTGAATATTTATAGTGATCTGAAAGAAGAATGCAATGTCAAAATGATTGATATTGCAATGACAAGTCTACAAGCACAAGCTTTTGTAAAATGGaacaaaaaaagtaaacaaagtaTCCAAGTTTGAGAAGCACTCTTAAAAAGTTGTTCttaaatgtgaagattataaataatacatttaacttTTATACTAGATTGCTAGTTTTCCATTCCAAACATATTCGATTTACAGTAACTTGTGAAATTTTGTCCAATGGTTACCATAGTGCTGTAATCTATAGCACCCTCTGTTGGATGCTTGATTATGCACCCTTGACAACAGCATGCATTGATGTTGTACTGCATACAGGACTGCAGCATTGATAATAAGGACTTGTGTGCAACTAATAATGGAAATAGAGAAATTACCACCAGCCATCATCTTGTCCTTGGCACCTGGATGGGTGGTAACTGTGCTGCCGTATGCAATGCCATGAGCCAAGAGTGCTGTTGGGCCTGAAACAGATGAGAAAATAACTTATTTATATACTCCCTTCTATTTTCTCTTAAAGATCTCATGAAATCAAAAATGAGAGTTGTGTGACTTTTCATCCTTTGAGACGATCTATGTAGCTAGTGTACTTCTATACATtaataaaattaacttttagcagatacacacatttaaaatgtacctgTATTTACTTTCCTTAGGGACTTATGATTTATGCCCAGTGGACGATTTATCTGgtgaaaaacatttacatttgaagGAAGCGAAGTAATATCTAGAGTCTAGATAATCTTAGGCCTTCTAAAGGGTGGATACAATCACATACAAGTAATCATGAATAATTTGATGACATCTCATTGCCTTGTAGAATGATGTAAACACTACATTAACAATTTGTAATTTCTACTATACAACATGTTTTCAATCCGAAATACATGCTTACCTATGACAGGAGAGTGTGTGCTagcagtgttttttgttgttgttttttttacacagttGAATGAATATCATAAGGTTAATGCACCACATGACAGAGATGTATATGGACGTGGCTGGCATTAGAATAAATgcttgtcttaaaaaaaaatatacaaaagacTTTACGTTGTGTATTGATGGCATTGCATCGCTGGTTATTTGGTTGACGCATTGATCCAGATTGATGGATTGTTAcactcctagcaaccacccaaagcaCCCTAACACTGTGGCTTAAAATGTTACTTGTGCAAGGTAAAGATCTTTTTTCCAGAAAAAGTTAAATGTCTAGTTCTTCATTATAAGCTCTTACTAAAGTCAAGCAGTGCATTTTTGACCCCTCCATGATGAGTTACATTTATGTGGAAATCACAAAAGAAAGACTATcagtggatgtactgttacattgtcttcaacagcgaagaacttaggtgttatatttgataccaatatgtcatttgaaaatcaaattttcaTTCTTCCACCTCAGTAATATTGtcaagttacgacacatgctctattgctgatgccaaaaaaaaactaattcatgctttcatgacctcaagactagattattgtaatgcattactgggaggatctccagcaagttcaataaataaattggtttaaaatgcagctgccagagtgctgactagaaccaagaaatatgatcacattagccccattttagcattgttacattggctaccaattacatttcacattaattttaaaattctgttaactacatacaaatctttgaatggtctagttCCGCAGTACTTAAAGTGAcattctaccacgctatattcacattcattatgctcgcaaaactctggcctgttaatagttcctagaatttcaaaatcaacaaaaaggaggtagatcattttcctgTTCAGGACACAGACATCCTTATCCTTcaccacacaattaggctgcattagttaggtctgctggaacctgAAACATTTATAATGATCAATAACACTGCAAacttgtttccatgtctcaacctagGGACTGCTAtcccgaggtcaccagaaccggacggatccagctccattcttgCTTGGTAACGGACTCCACAgcaaaatgcagccggtgccagctagacatcacttcagtctattacgatgaacctcagaggatgaactgatgccaactccaaccagaagacattggatacttcatataccattttctgaaccttggacttaggatagacctcaccgaaatgacctgccggttgaactgcgatgcaccacACTGATCTCAGCCTGCATagccttggtctaatgatggactacactcataaaatggaatacatagactatcaataaattgccaacaaaagactTCATCCACCAACTAAcaaaaggacaattgcatctatgtgaacttctgcagttaatacaggatggacttcaaaagacattagtcattaatcttactgtTCTTacaaacttaatttaataatttaaaccaTAAATTGCACTGCAAATAAAttagtaatattggcattatattcatgctggttagccagaggggaactgggccCCCAGAGTGAgcatggtttctcccaaggtttgtgttccttgccacagtctccttcagcttgctcactgtatttctaaatacaattattgtttaattacttatttttatacacacttcataatcgtatttaatcaaactacacaatgatgactcaaagactttcattttctgttaatgcaggattttctgtaaagcgtctttgaaactatgtgtgaaATGCACTATACAAATGCAAAAGAGTAGTGGTCTAAAAATACTAAAGTATGCTGCATTCTGATTGACCGTGAATGGAGCTCATCTGAACATTAATGAAAAGAGAGCTCTTAACTATTGATTGTGCACTTTGGCAGGCACCCAGTGCAGTCTAGTGATTTCACTTTCCCTGACAGGACGTTTGCTGACAGAGCGAACCCTTGCTTCTAATGTTACAGCTGTTGCTTGTGAGACACCGAGTCCCTCACAAAGGAGATGAGCAATGGACAGGAATAAGGAATCTTTATATCCCAATCATGGTCTTAAGGGCATCAGAGCTTTCGGTGCATGTAAAGTCTATGACTACTCGTTGATTGCTACAATACTATGCTGACATCATTACAATGGAAATCTAAATGTTTAATCTTTGATCCAGCTATATTAatgcatacacattttaaagtcaATACATACTTGTAAtgtccttaaaaggatagttcacccaaatgaagATTTTGTCATAATTACATTTCAAATCTGTAAAACTTTCTAAAAGCATCATTAAATCTATGCAATTGGTCTGCTCTATTACAAGTAAggctaaaaattatgatttatttgataatagactaatctaacgattattagaataattataaaacatttcttaattCAGTTAAGTTGCTGTAAATATATTATAGCACTTTACCTTACTTGAACAACAATATTCTTGCAGTAGTTaccttgaaagagaaaactcaaagTAGAAGCAGACAGTTAACACAATGTTCGCTATAGTGCTGCTTgtggcaacgttgagaatgcaGCGCATACTTGGGTTGTGTTATGAAGTGTTGTCTGACACAGTGTCGAGCTTGTGTATCTCAAAGCatctgcattcacatacttgcgtagagtaAGTTTCCGACCTTAAATAATAGCTATAGATTCAATGTTTTAAAAGGTTTTCCacggcagtaaaaaaaaaaaaaaaagccatttccTGTTCATTATAAATTCCTAAGGGTACATCTGTCATTTTTCTGGGACGTCTTCCACTCTCCTCTGCTCTCTACGGCCACATGGGCTCACTGTCCTCATTCACAGTGTCCTTCACAAGCCCTTGAACAGCAAAGCTGAGAGCACACATACCTGTGTACAATACGCTTCTAAATGAATGTAttatctgaaatagttttgtgttccctcgcaattatgttgggttccctcacaataccttTATCCATCCTTTATGAAAATGAGTTATGGTTTTACTACTGTAACCCTAGTTGAAGTATGGTATTTGACATTAAACCATAGAAACCAAAATattcaccatggttttactacaccAAATTTAACCATGAAATTagtggtaaaaccatagtaataataccgGAAAACCAAAACTATTGTATTAAAAATCATAAACAACCTTTGTTTTACTaaagtaacaccatggttaatttgtggtacaCCACAAAAATGGTTAGAAGGTTActgcagctttattaaagttaaaccATGGATAATTTTAATGGGAAAGTAAGGGCATATTTTGAAAAACCACACTTGTACCACAAATGAACCATGGTGTTAATATAGGGGAAAATGTCCTACAATAAAAAAAGGCCATCTGTGAAATTCAAATTGGAGGAAAAAGGTAATGTGACACTTCTCATCTTGACATTTTGCAAAATGGAGCAGAAATTAAGCAGTTATCCAGGGTAAGGTTAATGTgtgcacagagaacaaaataTGAAGATTACCAGCACAGATTGCAGCGATCAGACCCTTCCTGCCCTCCTGGTCCTGCAACACCTCTTTCACAGCAGGAGACTACAACACATACATAAGCAATATgcattgctgaaatcactggcaCAAcaccttttacatttatgcaatgtTTGTATGTCATTATGCATCTAGATTTCTAACTTCATGAAATGACTCAAAGATGTTGCCCATTTTATTTCTGAAGGACACATCCTAATGTTAAGTAACAGGAATATGGTGTGAAATTTATTTTATGTGCAACATTCAACAGcaaaatatacattattaaaacatttgaaccTCTGAAAGGTTCTGAGCTCCAAGCAAACCTCCAGGTAGAAGTACAACATCATATGGACCCTGTTGAATAAATGACATAAgagcattacatttacataagCAGGCAAATACATaatattaaagggatggttcacccaaaaatgacaattatcacatcatttactcacactcatcccatcccagactttctatcttcagcagaacacaaacaaagatttctagaagaatatttcagctatgaaggtccacacaatgcatgtgaatggtcaccaaaactttgaagctccaaaaagaacataaaggtagAACAAAAGTCAATGAAAGATTTTGAGTGAGAATATACCAATATACCTCATTTTTCACGGTGTATCTTGCCATTGCGGTGTCTAGGCAAGATGATTATTCCAAGCTTATTTACACTTCCTAGtacttgacacatgcgcagaacACTCGATGGCACTAGGAAGAGTGATTGACGTTAAAAGATGCTTGTGAAGATGCCCCTTTCTCAGTttgcttattattttattttttgcataactcttatttgttaaaaaattctggtgattaaaaacaaaaatgtacaagcCAATGTcaattctttctccaacatgTCAGCAGAGGgttatataatgaaaaaaaaaaaaaaattacaatttggtctgttttcacccaaaactgattagattgcttctgaatatatgtatttaaccactggagttgtttggattacttatttattgcatttatgggctttttggagcttcaaaattctggtcaccattcacttgcattgtatggacctacagagctgagatattcttctagaaattttaatatttgctttacagaataa from Xyrauchen texanus isolate HMW12.3.18 chromosome 39, RBS_HiC_50CHRs, whole genome shotgun sequence encodes:
- the LOC127632737 gene encoding Parkinson disease protein 7 homolog, producing MRVELYFDSEAYRHSVMAGKRALVILAKGAEEMETVIPVDVMRRAGIAVTVAGLAGKEPVQCSRDVMICPDASLEDARKQGPYDVVLLPGGLLGAQNLSESPAVKEVLQDQEGRKGLIAAICAGPTALLAHGIAYGSTVTTHPGAKDKMMAGDHYKYSEARVQKDGNVITSRGPGTSFEFALTIVEELMGADVAAQVKAPLILKD